The following DNA comes from Microbacterium wangchenii.
GGAGGGCGGCCAGCTGCAGCTGAACGCCTTCGAGCCGGTGATCGCGCACTCCATCTTCCAGTCGCTCACGTGGATGCAGCAGGCCATGTGGACGCTGCGGGTCAACTGCGTGGAGGGCATCACCGCCAACCGCGAGCGGCTCGGGGCCATGGTCGGCGCCTCCGTCGGCGTCGTCACGGCTCTCACCCCGTTCATCGGCTACGCGGCGGCGGCGGCGCTGGCCAAGACGGCGCTGCTGACCGGACACAACGTCGCCGACCTCGTCGTGGAGGCGGGGCTGATGACGCGCGAGGAAGTGACCAAGCAGCTCTCGCCCATGCGGCTGTCGGGGCTGGAGGCGATCACGGAGGCGGTGCCGATCATCCACGCGGCCGAGAACGTCGTCGCCCGCGCCGACGACTGACCCCGTCGCCGAGGACTGACGCCGCCGGGCGTTCAGTCCAGGATGCGGCAGTGCGTCGTGAGCTCACCGATGCCATCGACCCCGACGGTGACCGTCGAGCGGTCGCGGAGGAAGATCTGCGGGTCGCGGGAGTAGCCGGCTCCGCCCGGGCTGCCGGTGGAGATGAGGGTCCCGGGCAGCAGCGTCACCGAGTGGGAGAGGTGCGAGATGAGCGCCGCCACCGAGCGCACCATCTGGCCCGTCGAGGCGTCCTGCACGCGGTGCCCGTCCACCACCGTCCAGATGTGGAGGTCCTGCGGGTCGGGGATCTCGTCCGCCGTCACGACGAACGGGCCCGTCGGGGTGAATCCGTCGAAGGACTTGCACCGCGACCACTGCGCCTCCGAGAACTGGATGTCGCGCGCGGTGATGTCGTTGACGACGGTGTACCCCCACACGTGGTCCAGTGCGTCGTCGACGGTGACGTCCTTGGCCGGGCGCCCGATGATCACGCCCAATTCGGCTTCGTAATCGACCGACTGGCTGAGGCTGCGGGGCCACGAGGTGGTCGCGTCATGAGCGGTGAGGGAGTTCGGCCACAGCACGAACACCGTCGGGGTCGCGTCGGTCTTCAGCCCGAGCTCCCCCGAGTGGGCGGCGTAGTTCAGGCCCACCGCGAGGATGACCGGAGGGGTCAGCACGGCCGAGGCGAAGACGGGCCGACTCAGCGGATGCCACGACGCGTCGTCCTGCGCATCCCGCACGCGATCGAGCAGCTCATCGCCGCCGGCGATCAGTTCCTCGAGGGTGCCCGGCGCCCCGGGGAACAGCTCGTCGACGAAGGTGCTCTCGCCCTCGCGCACGAGGATCAAGCGGGGCGCGGCCGAGGCCGAGGGGACCACATGGGCGAAACGCATCCCTCCACGCTACCGGTCGCGACAGGCTGCTCCGCCCGGCCGGGAGGGGGTCGCCGCCGCCCCTATGCTGAGCGCATGTCGTATCCCTCGCCGCTGTCGCAGCCGCATCCCGGCGTCGGCGCATCCATCCGCCCCGCCCCCGCGGCGCCCGCTCCGCCTCCCGCGCCACGCCGGTCCCGCGGCACGGGCGCCGCCCTCATCTGGGTCGGCGGCGTGCTGGTGCTCGTACTCCTGGCGCTCGTGGCCTACTTCGTCCGCTTCCTCGGGCCCGGAGCATCCGTGGCCGGCATGATCCTGGCCGCCATCCCGTTCGTCGGCGTGTGGCTGGCGGTGCGGATCGTCGACCGGTGGGAGCCGGAGCCGCGCGGACTGGTCGTCTTCGCCATCGCGTGGGGAGCGATCGCGTCGGTGGCCATCGCGCTGGCCGTGGACCTCGGGCTCGTCCTGCTGTTCGGGATGGGCGAGTCGTGGGTGGGCTCCGTCGTGCAGGCGCCCATCGTGGAGGAGGTGGCGAAGGGCCTGGGGGTCCTGCTCATCTACGCCACCGCGCGCCGGGCCTTCAACGGGCCGGTGGACGGAGTGGTGTACGGCGCGCTGGTGGGTGCGGGGTTCGCCTTCACGGAGAACATCCAGTACTTCGCCGTGAGCCTGCTGGAAGGCGGTGTGGCCGAGCTGACGCTCACCTTCTTCCTGCGCGCCGTGCTCTCCCCGTTCGCGCACGTCATGTTCACCGCCATGACGGGGTTCGCCCTCGGCCTGGCGGCCCGCCGCGCGGCGGGTGCCGGCACGACGCTGGGGTACTTCCTGGCGGGGCTCGTCGTGGCCATCGCGCTGCATGCGCTGTGGAACGGCTCGGCGGTGTTCGCAGACTTCTTCGGCATGTACATCACGCTCCAGGTTCCGCTGTTCGTGGTGTTCATCCTGGGGATCGTGCTGCTGCGGCGGGAGGAGGCACGGCTGACGCGCGCCCGCCTGGGCGAGTACGCCGCGGCCGGGTGGTTCACGCCGCAGGAGGTCGACATGCTCGCCACCGGGCCCGGCCGGCGCGCAGCGCTCGCGTGGGCGCGCACGCTGCGGGGCGA
Coding sequences within:
- a CDS encoding fumarylacetoacetate hydrolase family protein; protein product: MRFAHVVPSASAAPRLILVREGESTFVDELFPGAPGTLEELIAGGDELLDRVRDAQDDASWHPLSRPVFASAVLTPPVILAVGLNYAAHSGELGLKTDATPTVFVLWPNSLTAHDATTSWPRSLSQSVDYEAELGVIIGRPAKDVTVDDALDHVWGYTVVNDITARDIQFSEAQWSRCKSFDGFTPTGPFVVTADEIPDPQDLHIWTVVDGHRVQDASTGQMVRSVAALISHLSHSVTLLPGTLISTGSPGGAGYSRDPQIFLRDRSTVTVGVDGIGELTTHCRILD
- a CDS encoding PrsW family intramembrane metalloprotease, with protein sequence MSYPSPLSQPHPGVGASIRPAPAAPAPPPAPRRSRGTGAALIWVGGVLVLVLLALVAYFVRFLGPGASVAGMILAAIPFVGVWLAVRIVDRWEPEPRGLVVFAIAWGAIASVAIALAVDLGLVLLFGMGESWVGSVVQAPIVEEVAKGLGVLLIYATARRAFNGPVDGVVYGALVGAGFAFTENIQYFAVSLLEGGVAELTLTFFLRAVLSPFAHVMFTAMTGFALGLAARRAAGAGTTLGYFLAGLVVAIALHALWNGSAVFADFFGMYITLQVPLFVVFILGIVLLRREEARLTRARLGEYAAAGWFTPQEVDMLATGPGRRAALAWARTLRGDRRALMRSFIADATALAAARERALTGRDPHAAEAERELLARSSHTRLALFAP